A single region of the Pseudomonas sp. GGS8 genome encodes:
- the hemJ gene encoding protoporphyrinogen oxidase HemJ: MLYLWLKALHIISMVCWFAGLFYLPRLFVYHAQSEDTVSKERFSIMERKLYRGIMGPAMIATLVFGIWLISLNPSAYFGQGAWMHAKLTLVVILIGYHHMCGAQVKRFARGENTRSHVFYRWFNEVPVLILLAIVILVVVRPF, translated from the coding sequence ATGCTTTATCTGTGGCTCAAAGCGCTTCACATCATCAGCATGGTCTGCTGGTTTGCCGGCCTGTTTTACCTGCCGCGCCTGTTCGTCTATCACGCACAAAGCGAAGACACCGTCAGCAAGGAACGCTTCAGCATCATGGAGCGCAAGCTGTACCGGGGCATCATGGGGCCAGCGATGATCGCCACCCTAGTGTTTGGTATCTGGCTGATCAGCCTCAACCCGAGCGCCTATTTCGGCCAGGGCGCGTGGATGCACGCCAAGCTGACCCTGGTGGTGATCCTGATTGGTTACCACCACATGTGCGGCGCACAGGTAAAACGTTTTGCCCGTGGCGAAAACACCCGCAGCCATGTCTTTTATCGCTGGTTCAATGAAGTGCCGGTTCTGATATTGCTGGCTATCGTCATTCTGGTCGTCGTCCGGCCGTTTTAA
- a CDS encoding anhydro-N-acetylmuramic acid kinase encodes MALYIGVMSGTSLDGLDIALIEQAPAIKLIATHYIPMPAPLRAELLGLCASGPDEIARSAIAQQNWVKLAAQGIHTLLDQQNLKPGDIRAIGSHGQTIRHEPARGFTVQIGNPALLTELTGITVISDFRSRDVAAGGQGAPLVPAFHEALFEDQPGNRAVLNVGGFSNLSLIEPGKPVAGFDCGPGNVLLDAWIHRQRGDNFDRDGQWAASGKVEPALLNELLSDPFFVTQGPKSTGREVFNLPWLMQHLSQLPTFAAENVQATLLELTALTIVESLQSAQSDTRELLVCGGGAHNATLMKRLASLLPNAIVSSTAAYGVDPDWVEAMAFAWLAHCCLEGIAANRPSVTGARGLRVLGAIYPA; translated from the coding sequence ATGGCGCTCTATATAGGTGTAATGTCCGGGACCAGCCTTGATGGCCTGGACATTGCGCTGATCGAGCAAGCCCCGGCGATCAAGCTGATCGCCACCCATTACATTCCCATGCCCGCCCCCCTGCGCGCCGAGCTTCTTGGCTTGTGCGCCAGCGGTCCGGACGAGATTGCCCGCTCCGCCATTGCCCAGCAGAACTGGGTGAAACTGGCCGCACAGGGCATTCATACCCTCCTCGACCAACAAAACCTCAAGCCTGGTGACATTCGCGCGATCGGCAGCCACGGCCAGACCATTCGCCATGAGCCGGCGCGCGGGTTCACGGTGCAGATCGGCAACCCTGCCTTGCTCACCGAGCTGACCGGCATCACCGTGATCAGCGACTTCCGCAGCCGCGATGTAGCCGCTGGCGGACAAGGTGCTCCATTGGTTCCAGCCTTTCACGAAGCCTTGTTCGAAGATCAGCCTGGTAACCGAGCGGTGCTGAACGTCGGCGGGTTCAGCAACCTCAGCCTGATCGAACCCGGCAAGCCTGTCGCAGGCTTTGACTGCGGCCCGGGGAACGTCCTGTTGGATGCCTGGATTCACCGGCAACGCGGCGACAACTTCGATCGCGATGGCCAATGGGCCGCCAGCGGCAAGGTTGAACCGGCTCTGTTGAATGAGCTGCTCAGTGATCCATTCTTTGTGACTCAAGGTCCGAAGAGCACTGGCCGCGAAGTGTTCAATCTGCCATGGCTGATGCAGCATTTGTCACAGCTGCCAACCTTCGCAGCCGAAAACGTACAGGCCACGCTGCTTGAGCTGACCGCCCTGACCATCGTCGAGTCATTGCAAAGCGCTCAATCGGATACCCGGGAACTGCTGGTCTGCGGCGGCGGCGCGCACAACGCCACGTTGATGAAGCGGTTGGCCAGCCTATTGCCGAATGCGATAGTCAGCAGCACCGCCGCTTATGGTGTAGACCCGGACTGGGTTGAAGCCATGGCCTTCGCCTGGCTGGCGCATTGTTGCCTGGAAGGCATCGCGGCCAACCGCCCAAGCGTCACCGGCGCCCGTGGGCTGCGCGTACTCGGCGCCATCTACCCCGCCTGA
- a CDS encoding nitronate monooxygenase family protein, translating to MPLHALLEQRLRLPVVAAPMFLISNPELVLACCRNGVVGSFPALNQRESSGFKAWLEEIEAGLATLENPAPYAVNLIVHHSNPRLQADLEICIEHKVPIVITSLGAVKELVDSVHSYGGLVFHDVTTRRHAEKAAEAGVDGLIAVAAGAGGHAGTWSPFSLIAEIRQFFDKTLLLAGCLNHGHEILAAQLLGADLAYFGTRFIGTTESHAPDAYKEMLLTARAADIVHTPAVSGVPASFMRQSLETAGFDMAALQNKGEVDFGSKLKPLNDEAKAWKTVWSAGQGVGEIEDLPSVDQLVERLGAEYRKALELAAALPKRWPR from the coding sequence ATGCCGCTGCACGCTCTGCTCGAACAACGCTTGCGTCTGCCCGTGGTGGCGGCGCCGATGTTCCTGATCTCCAACCCTGAGCTGGTGCTCGCCTGCTGCCGTAATGGCGTGGTGGGCAGTTTCCCTGCGTTGAACCAGCGTGAGAGCAGCGGTTTCAAAGCCTGGCTGGAAGAAATCGAAGCAGGGCTGGCGACACTGGAAAACCCCGCGCCTTACGCGGTGAACCTGATCGTCCACCACAGCAATCCACGATTGCAGGCGGATCTGGAGATCTGCATCGAACATAAAGTGCCGATCGTGATCACCAGCCTCGGCGCCGTGAAGGAACTGGTCGACTCGGTACACAGCTATGGCGGCCTGGTGTTTCACGACGTGACAACCCGTCGACACGCAGAAAAAGCCGCCGAAGCCGGTGTCGACGGTTTGATTGCCGTTGCCGCGGGGGCCGGTGGTCACGCCGGGACCTGGAGCCCGTTCTCGTTGATCGCCGAGATTCGCCAGTTTTTCGACAAGACCCTGCTGCTGGCTGGCTGCCTGAACCATGGCCACGAGATTCTTGCTGCGCAATTGCTCGGTGCGGATCTGGCCTACTTCGGTACGCGGTTTATCGGCACCACGGAAAGTCATGCGCCTGACGCCTACAAGGAGATGCTCCTGACTGCCAGAGCCGCGGACATCGTCCATACTCCAGCGGTGTCGGGAGTTCCAGCAAGCTTCATGCGTCAGAGCCTGGAGACCGCCGGTTTCGACATGGCGGCGCTGCAAAACAAGGGCGAGGTGGACTTCGGCTCCAAGCTCAAGCCGTTGAACGATGAAGCCAAAGCCTGGAAAACCGTGTGGTCTGCTGGCCAGGGCGTCGGGGAAATCGAGGATCTGCCGAGTGTCGATCAACTGGTCGAACGTCTCGGCGCCGAATACCGCAAGGCGCTGGAACTGGCGGCAGCGCTGCCCAAGCGCTGGCCGCGCTGA
- the argC gene encoding N-acetyl-gamma-glutamyl-phosphate reductase, whose protein sequence is MVKVGIVGGTGYTGVELLRLLAQHPQAEVVVITSRSEAGLAVADMYPNLRGHYDGLAFSVPDIKTLGACDVVFFATPHGVAHALAGELLAAGTKVIDLSADFRLQDADEWAKWYGQPHGAPELLEEAVYGLPEVNREQIKQARLIAVPGCYPTATQLGFLPLLEAGLADTTRLIADCKSGVSGAGRGASVGSLYSETSESMKAYAVKGHRHLPEIRQGLRRAAGKDVGLTFVPHLTPMIRGIHSTLYATVVDRSVDLQALFEKRYANEPFVDVMPAGSHPETRSVRGANVCRIAVHRPQDGDLVVVLSVIDNLVKGASGQAVQNLNILFGLDERLGLSHAGMLP, encoded by the coding sequence ATGGTCAAGGTCGGTATCGTCGGCGGCACGGGTTACACCGGTGTCGAACTGCTGCGTCTGTTGGCACAGCATCCGCAGGCAGAAGTGGTGGTGATCACTTCCCGATCCGAGGCCGGCCTGGCCGTGGCCGACATGTACCCGAACCTGCGAGGCCATTACGACGGTCTGGCGTTCAGCGTTCCGGACATCAAGACCCTCGGGGCTTGCGACGTGGTGTTCTTCGCCACGCCACACGGTGTCGCCCATGCCCTGGCGGGTGAATTGCTGGCTGCCGGGACCAAGGTCATCGACCTGTCGGCAGATTTCCGTCTGCAAGACGCCGATGAGTGGGCCAAGTGGTACGGCCAGCCGCACGGCGCGCCGGAACTGCTGGAGGAGGCGGTCTACGGCTTGCCGGAAGTCAATCGCGAGCAGATCAAGCAGGCGCGTCTGATCGCCGTGCCGGGTTGCTACCCGACCGCGACGCAATTGGGTTTCTTGCCGTTGCTTGAAGCCGGTCTGGCCGATACCACGCGTTTGATCGCTGACTGCAAATCCGGTGTCAGCGGTGCCGGTCGTGGCGCTTCGGTAGGTTCGCTGTACTCCGAGACGTCGGAAAGCATGAAGGCCTACGCCGTAAAAGGTCACCGTCACTTACCGGAAATCCGTCAGGGGCTGCGTCGTGCCGCGGGCAAGGACGTTGGCCTGACGTTCGTTCCGCACCTGACGCCGATGATTCGCGGTATTCACTCGACGCTCTACGCGACTGTCGTGGACCGCTCGGTGGATCTGCAGGCTCTGTTCGAAAAGCGTTATGCCAACGAACCGTTCGTCGACGTCATGCCGGCCGGCAGCCACCCGGAAACCCGCAGCGTACGCGGTGCCAACGTTTGCCGTATCGCCGTGCATCGTCCGCAGGATGGTGATCTGGTGGTGGTGTTGTCGGTTATCGACAACCTGGTCAAAGGCGCGTCGGGTCAGGCGGTGCAGAACCTGAATATCCTTTTCGGTCTGGATGAGCGCCTGGGTCTTTCCCATGCGGGCATGCTGCCGTAA
- the erpA gene encoding iron-sulfur cluster insertion protein ErpA: MSVESFTPTALQFTHGAAHKVKSLVDEEGNDRLKLRVFVTGGGCSGFQYGFTFDEEVADDDTIVEREGVSLVVDPMSFQYLAGAEVDYQEGLEGSRFVIKNPNATTTCGCGSSFSI; encoded by the coding sequence ATGAGCGTCGAATCCTTCACCCCCACGGCTTTGCAATTCACCCACGGTGCTGCGCACAAGGTGAAGAGCCTGGTCGATGAAGAGGGGAATGATCGCTTGAAGCTGCGCGTATTCGTTACGGGCGGCGGTTGTTCAGGGTTTCAGTACGGTTTCACCTTCGATGAAGAAGTGGCCGATGACGACACTATTGTCGAGCGCGAAGGCGTCAGCCTGGTGGTCGATCCAATGAGCTTCCAGTACCTGGCAGGTGCCGAGGTGGATTACCAGGAAGGTCTGGAAGGTTCGCGTTTCGTGATCAAAAACCCGAACGCTACCACCACGTGTGGCTGCGGCTCTTCGTTCTCGATCTGA
- the tyrS gene encoding tyrosine--tRNA ligase has translation MKSVEEQLALIKRGAEELLVESELIEKLKRGQPLRIKAGFDPTAPDLHLGHTVLINKLRQFQDLGHQVIFLIGDFTGMIGDPSGKSATRPPLTREQVLENAETYKTQVFKILDPAKTEVAFNSTWMDQMGPADFIRLTSQYTVARMLERDDFDKRYTTNQPIAIHEFLYPLVQGYDSVALRADVELGGTDQKFNLLMGRELQRGYGQEAQCILTMPLLEGLDGVKKMSKSLGNYVGIQEAPGVMYGKLVSIPDVLMWRYFELLSFRSMEEINALRADVEAGANPRDIKIKLAEEIVARFHGEEAAANAHRAAGNRMKDGELPDDLPEIELTAAEDMPIAAVLNKAGLVKNSAVARDLLGSGGVRIDGEVVDRTFMYMLGATHVCQAGKKAFARITLKSE, from the coding sequence ATGAAGTCGGTTGAAGAGCAGCTAGCGCTGATTAAACGTGGTGCAGAAGAACTGTTGGTCGAGTCAGAGCTGATCGAAAAGCTCAAGCGTGGCCAGCCGCTACGTATTAAGGCAGGCTTCGATCCGACCGCGCCGGATTTGCACCTGGGTCACACCGTGCTTATTAATAAGCTGCGTCAATTCCAGGATCTGGGTCACCAGGTGATCTTCCTTATTGGTGACTTCACCGGGATGATCGGTGATCCGAGTGGCAAGAGCGCGACGCGTCCACCGCTCACTCGTGAGCAGGTTCTCGAGAATGCCGAGACCTACAAGACTCAGGTCTTCAAGATTCTTGATCCGGCCAAAACCGAAGTGGCGTTCAACTCCACCTGGATGGATCAGATGGGGCCGGCTGACTTCATTCGCCTGACTTCGCAATACACCGTGGCGCGCATGCTCGAGCGCGACGACTTCGACAAGCGCTACACGACCAACCAGCCAATCGCCATTCACGAATTCCTCTATCCGCTGGTTCAGGGCTACGACTCGGTCGCTTTGCGTGCGGATGTCGAGCTGGGTGGTACCGATCAGAAGTTCAATCTGCTGATGGGGCGTGAGCTGCAGCGTGGTTATGGTCAGGAGGCTCAATGCATTCTGACCATGCCGTTGCTTGAAGGGTTGGATGGCGTGAAGAAGATGTCCAAGTCGTTGGGCAACTATGTCGGTATCCAGGAGGCGCCGGGTGTTATGTACGGCAAGCTGGTCTCTATTCCTGATGTGCTGATGTGGCGCTATTTCGAATTGCTCAGCTTTCGCTCCATGGAAGAGATCAACGCTTTGCGGGCTGACGTCGAGGCGGGTGCGAATCCGCGTGACATCAAGATCAAGTTGGCCGAAGAGATCGTTGCGCGTTTCCATGGTGAAGAGGCAGCGGCCAATGCTCACCGTGCGGCGGGCAATCGTATGAAGGACGGCGAGCTGCCGGATGACCTGCCAGAGATCGAATTGACCGCTGCCGAAGATATGCCGATCGCCGCTGTCCTTAATAAGGCAGGCCTGGTGAAGAACTCCGCCGTGGCGCGTGACCTTCTGGGTTCTGGTGGTGTGCGTATAGATGGTGAAGTTGTCGATCGCACCTTTATGTACATGCTGGGTGCGACCCACGTTTGCCAGGCCGGGAAGAAGGCTTTTGCGCGGATTACGCTCAAATCTGAATAA
- a CDS encoding peptidoglycan DD-metalloendopeptidase family protein, translating into MTKEPSKAPPLYPKTHLLAASGIAALLSLALLVFPSSDVEAKKTTLSLELESPAEQLTQNQDAADAVQATNEPAASPFAQIENSAEDTQETAKAAPAPVVEEKKTPGHREVIVAKGDTLSTLFEKVGLPATSMHEVLASDKQAKQFSQLKHGQKLEFELGPNGQLTNLHSKLSDMESISLTKNDKGYTFNRITAKPTVRSAYVHGVINSSLSQSAAKAGLSHSLTMDMASVFGYDVDFAQDIRQGDEFDVIYEQKVVNGKAVSNGPILSARFTNRGKTYTAVRYTNKQGNSSYYTADGNSMRKAFIRTPVDFARISSKFSMGRKHPILNKIRAHKGVDYAAPRGTPIKAAGDGQVLLAGRRGGYGNTVIIQHGSTYRTLYGHMQGFAKGIKTGGSVKQGQVIGYIGTTGLSTGPHLHYEFQVNGVHVDPLGQKVAMADPISKAERSRFLAQSQPLMARMDQEKATLLASSKR; encoded by the coding sequence ATGACCAAAGAACCGTCTAAAGCGCCACCGCTTTACCCGAAGACTCACCTGCTCGCCGCGAGTGGTATCGCCGCCCTTCTGAGCCTGGCGCTTCTGGTATTTCCTTCCAGTGATGTTGAAGCCAAAAAGACGACCCTGAGTCTTGAACTGGAAAGCCCTGCAGAACAACTGACACAAAATCAAGACGCCGCCGACGCCGTCCAAGCCACAAATGAGCCGGCAGCCTCCCCTTTCGCGCAGATAGAAAACAGCGCCGAAGACACTCAGGAAACCGCCAAGGCCGCGCCCGCACCAGTCGTCGAAGAAAAGAAGACGCCAGGCCACAGGGAAGTGATCGTTGCCAAAGGCGACACTCTCTCGACATTGTTTGAGAAAGTCGGCCTTCCCGCCACTTCGATGCATGAAGTGCTGGCCAGCGACAAGCAGGCCAAGCAGTTCAGCCAGCTCAAACATGGCCAGAAGCTCGAATTTGAACTCGGCCCGAATGGTCAGCTGACCAATTTGCACAGCAAACTCAGCGACATGGAAAGCATCAGCCTGACCAAGAACGACAAGGGATATACGTTCAACCGCATTACCGCCAAGCCCACTGTTCGCTCCGCCTACGTACATGGCGTGATCAACAGTTCACTGTCGCAATCCGCCGCCAAAGCCGGCTTGTCCCACAGCCTGACCATGGATATGGCCAGCGTGTTTGGCTATGACGTCGACTTCGCCCAGGATATTCGCCAGGGTGACGAGTTCGATGTGATCTATGAACAGAAGGTCGTCAACGGTAAGGCGGTCAGCAACGGTCCGATTCTTTCCGCACGCTTCACCAACCGCGGCAAGACTTACACCGCCGTGCGCTACACCAACAAACAAGGCAACAGCAGCTACTACACGGCTGACGGCAACAGCATGCGCAAGGCATTCATCCGTACTCCGGTAGACTTCGCCCGCATCAGCTCGAAATTCTCCATGGGCCGCAAGCATCCAATCCTGAACAAGATCCGCGCCCACAAGGGTGTCGATTACGCAGCTCCGCGCGGCACACCGATCAAGGCTGCCGGCGACGGCCAGGTATTGTTGGCCGGTCGTCGCGGCGGTTACGGCAATACCGTGATTATCCAGCACGGCAGCACCTACCGTACGCTGTACGGCCACATGCAGGGCTTCGCCAAAGGCATCAAGACTGGCGGCAGCGTCAAGCAAGGCCAGGTGATCGGCTACATCGGCACCACCGGCCTATCCACCGGCCCGCACTTGCACTACGAGTTTCAGGTCAATGGCGTGCACGTCGACCCGCTGGGTCAGAAGGTAGCGATGGCCGATCCGATCTCCAAAGCTGAACGCTCACGCTTCCTTGCGCAAAGCCAACCGCTGATGGCACGCATGGACCAAGAAAAGGCCACCCTGCTGGCTTCGAGCAAACGCTAA